A window of the Candidatus Nitrosotalea okcheonensis genome harbors these coding sequences:
- a CDS encoding Nre family DNA repair protein: MKRTATDIRKAIESNWKEYLSRYGNLFSSSNIAGSTPPSVFVGAYGYPKVLVGPMLPPVHGDTMILDSPEKWTGKSLEDIVNYRLSLVRGIKPVKIDDVEQKYIENLQEMSMSERSTDAELELVKNASPVVTVDRDSPIFGPIGEIKSAKFANSSSDKNIQRTFYDKDLLAQDAMVELYNRGIEISRIQKCFSIGMFGKNRKLVPTRWSITATDDVISKSLIEKITEYSILDVSLVFSYNHLGNFFAVVMFPSRWMFEMQEAWYDEHGNVGFGSDFEDIVGMTHYPETAGAHFASRLAVSEYLTENKIQAAVMVLREIRPEYAVPVGVWQVREGIRMALKQKPFVVSTFQEGLDLACKGLSIGKKEWLVRSKLYLAQKQKSISDFF; encoded by the coding sequence GTGAAGCGTACTGCTACCGACATACGAAAAGCAATAGAATCAAACTGGAAAGAATATCTCTCGCGTTATGGCAACCTGTTTTCATCTAGTAATATTGCTGGTTCTACTCCGCCGTCTGTATTTGTTGGAGCATATGGTTATCCAAAAGTCTTGGTAGGTCCTATGCTACCTCCTGTTCATGGTGACACAATGATCCTAGACTCTCCGGAAAAATGGACAGGAAAAAGTCTCGAGGATATAGTGAATTACAGGCTAAGCTTGGTTCGTGGCATAAAACCTGTAAAAATAGATGATGTGGAGCAAAAATATATTGAAAACCTCCAAGAGATGTCCATGTCTGAACGATCAACTGACGCAGAATTGGAACTGGTAAAAAATGCGTCTCCTGTTGTCACAGTTGACCGGGATAGTCCAATTTTTGGACCAATTGGTGAGATAAAGTCTGCAAAATTTGCAAACTCGTCATCTGACAAAAACATACAGAGAACATTTTATGACAAGGATCTCTTGGCACAGGATGCAATGGTGGAACTTTACAACAGAGGCATTGAAATTTCACGAATCCAAAAATGTTTTAGCATTGGAATGTTTGGGAAAAACAGAAAGCTCGTACCAACCAGGTGGAGTATCACTGCAACAGATGATGTCATCTCAAAATCGCTCATAGAAAAAATAACTGAATATTCGATATTGGATGTTTCCTTGGTATTTTCATACAATCACTTGGGTAATTTTTTTGCAGTTGTCATGTTTCCAAGTAGGTGGATGTTTGAAATGCAAGAGGCGTGGTATGATGAACATGGAAATGTAGGATTTGGCTCTGATTTTGAAGATATTGTAGGCATGACACATTATCCAGAAACTGCTGGGGCTCACTTTGCTTCAAGACTTGCAGTGTCAGAATATCTTACAGAAAACAAAATTCAAGCAGCTGTCATGGTACTTCGTGAAATACGACCAGAATATGCAGTACCAGTGGGAGTGTGGCAAGTACGAGAAGGAATTCGTATGGCACTGAAACAAAAACCATTCGTTGTTTCCACTTTTCAAGAAGGACTAGATCTTGCTTGCAAGGGATTGAGCATTGGAAAAAAAGAATGGCTTGTACGCAGTAAACTGTATTTGGCCCAAAAACAAAAATCAATATCTGATTTTTTCTAG